The genomic region GGGGCATCTTCTGGTCCTCCAGCGTGGAGGGTTGACATCTTTAAGGGGAGGTGGAGGTGACGCCACTGTCACGCTGTCCTCTGGTTGTGGCAGAGGGGCTCGGGGAGCCTCAGGGCCAAGCCTGGGGGGTGCCTGAGCCCAGttctcccccccggccccagtTCGACGGCCCGGCCAAAGAGGAAATCCAGCAAGTGGCTGCTGACTTCTGCTCTTACCAGTCCATCGCCCTAGAGCTGATCAAAACCAAGCAGCGCAAGGAGACCCGTTTCCAGATCTTCATGCAGGTTTGGCCCTCTCCCGGGCTGTTCCTcgccctgctgctcccctggtTTCCCTAAATCCCATCTcgggatttttcccctcttccctcccccctaGGAAGCAGAAAGCAATCCGCAGTGCCGGCGCCTGCAGCTGAAGGACTTGATCATCTCCGAAATGCAGCGCCTGACCAAGTACccgctgctgctggagaacaTCATCAAACACACCGAGGgtaggggctggggggggggacaccggggggcggggggttgCTTGTCCCCAGGCTTGCTCGGCTGCGCCTTCCCACCTCCTTCGGCTGGCAGGAGGCGATCGCTtctgccgtggggctggtggtggctctCCGTTGCCATCCAGAGCACGATcccagggcggcggggggggaagcggtgcctttccagcagaaagagccggggtgctggggggtgggaaaATCTCGGAGCTCTGGATTGGTGGTGTTTTGTGCCCCACTGACCCCCTCACTGCCATCCCAGCGGGCACCTCGGAGCACGACAAGCTGTGCCGAGCCCGGGACCAGTGCCGGGACATCCTCAAGTACGTGAACGAGGCGGTGAAACGAGCGGAGAACCGGCATCGGCTGGAGGGCTACCAGAAACGCCTGGATGCCACCTCGCTGGAGAGGACCAGCAACCCCCTGGCTGCTGAGTTCAAGGTGGTCCCGGCTGGCGGGCAGTGtcgggggggctggcggggggtcTCTGCGGCCCCGGCCTACGCTCACCGCTGCCCTGGGCTTCTCGCAGAGCCTGGACCTCACCTCCCGGCGCATGATCCACGAAGGGCCCCTCACCTGGCGCATCGGCAAGGACAAGACTGTGGGTACGGACTTGCCCCACCGCCCGGTACCGGGACCACGGCCTCAGCGTCCCCCAGGACCTGGGCAttgtccctccagccccagcggCGTTAGAGGGACCCCCTTGCCCCCGGCTTTGCCACGTCCGCGGGGCCACCGTCCCTCCTGGCTGCAAGGAGGGAGCTTCCACCTGGCTTGCGAAGGCGTCCCGGGCTGAACCTCGGCTCTCttgtctcctctccccctccccagacctGCACGTGCTGCTCCTGGAGGacctcctggtgctgctgcagaagcaggaCGAGAAACTGGTGCTCAAGTGCCACAGCAAGACGGCGCTGGGCTCTTCGGACAACAAACAGACCTTCAGCCCCGTCCTCAAGCTCAATTCGGTGCTCATCCGCTCCGTGGCCACAGGTAGGGAGGGAGAACCTACCGCGGCCTCCAGCCACGTCCCGCCGCGGCCGGGCTGGTGACAGGCGTGACGGTGGGGTCGGGTCGAAGCCCTCGCCGTGCTCTTGACCCTTCCTCGTCACTCTTGGCCGccaccatcacccccccccccggcagatAAACGAgccctcttcatcatctgcaccTCGGAGCTGGGACCCCAGATCTATGAGCTGGTGGCGCTGACGTCCTCCGAGAAAAACACGTAAGGCTGGGTGGGACGGGTGCTGGCAGCGACGGGCAGTGCCCCCCCCGGGGCGAGGGCTTCTCTTGGGGGTGCAAAGACCCCCCCGACCTCGGGGAGCTGAGGAGGGGCTCTCGGCCGGGCAGGtggatggagctgctggaggaggcggTGCAGAGTGCCACCAGGAATGCCACTTTCCCCCCCAAGCGCCGGACGCCGGAGCCCACCCGTGCAGCACCCTCCGGGTGAGCAGCCCAGCCCTTACTGGGAGCCGGGGaccccagccccgtcccctgcTGGTGGACACCGCAGTGGGGGACGAGGCCAGCAGGCTGCTGGGTCTCTCCGGAGGGCGgttgggatggggacaggggtccTCCCTGCTCACTGGCGACCTGGGGGGGGGGCGTTCCAGGCTTCCTGGCAccttgttgggggggggggcttcggCAGGGTCTGCGCTGGGGCGGGGACTGTCCCTGAGCCCCTGGCTCCTGATGTCCCTTCCTTGTCCTCGCAGCCTGGTGTTACCGGACCCCGATGTGTCCCCCATCCTGTCCCGAGGTGCCAGCTCCGGAGCGGAGGCAGAGACAGAGGATTGCTCCTCAGGTGAGCCCCCCCTCAACCGCttccccagcgccccccccctccatttttcAGGCTGGGGACGTGGGTCTgagctctccccttctccccgcaGCGGACGACAATCCCACCGCGCTCCTGGGCAGGGAGAAGCCCCCGGCGCTGCTGGAGGAGCCGGGGAGCAGCgaggtggaggaaggggaggaagagctgcctgcagccccgctgcccaCGGGAGCTGGCGTGGGGGGGGATgacacccccccagcccagcggcCGGGACCCCCCACGCGTCTGCCGCTCCCGGGAGCCCTGGGCACGGAGGGGCTGGCCGAGGCGGCGCTGGAAGATGGTGAGTGCCGTGGGGTGCTGCGGCGGggagcccccctccccgccatgcCAACCTCTCCccggagtcgggggggggggcgaggggggtggGGGCGCAGAAGCCCAAAACCAActcttcttccccatcccagTGGAGAACCTGCGGCTCCTGATCCTCCGGAGGCTCCTGCCTTGCCGGGACGCGGAGCCCGAGGACGACCTGACGCCCACGCCGTCGGTCatcggggggggcggcggcggccaggcctGGGACTCGGTGCTCTCCAGTCAGGATTCGGCCTCCCAGGAGGTGCTGGCGGAGCCCCCCAGCGCCACCCAGGACACGAAGCCGCTGTCGAGCCGGGGGGagccggaggagccggggccgGCTGCCGAGGAGCCGAGCAGCTACAAAGTCGTGCGGAAAGGTAGAGGGGTGACGGGGAGGGCGCTCGGCCgggcacggggcggggggtgaCAGGCGCTGGGGACCCCTCTCCGCTCCCTGACCTGCCCCTCGCTGGGGGTCTCGCTCCCCGCTTGGCTGCgtcggggccgggggctgcgcggggggccAAGGGGTGCGGGTGAactcccccccctccacctcctgtcTGCatgccgggggcgcggggggctatgaggggtgctggtggtggggtgcttggtggtgggtgctggtggtgggataCTGGTattggggtgctggtggtgggatgctggcgggtgctggtggtgggatgCTGGTGTAGGGGTGCTGGTGACGGGTGCTGATGGGTGCTGGTGTTGGGATGCTGGTGGGTGCCGGTGGTGGGATGCTGATGGATACTGGTGATTGGGTGCTTGCTGATGGGTGCTGATGGATGCTGGTGGTGGGATGTTGGTGGTGGGGTGCTAGTGGGTGCTGATGGTAGGATGCTGATGGGTGCTGGTGATGGGGTGCTTGTTGATGGGTGCTGATGGGTGCTGGTGGTAGGATGCTgatgggtgctggtggtggggtgctggtgggtgctggtgatGGGGTGCTTGCTGATGGGTGCTGATGGATGCTGGTGGTAGGATGCTgatgggtgctggtggtggggtgctgATGGATGCTGATGATGGGGTGCTCATGGTGGGTGCTGATGGATGctggtggtgggtgctggtggtgggataCTGGTATTGGGGTGCTGGTGATGGGTGCTGATGGATGCTGGTATTGGGTCGCTGGTGGTGGGATGCTGATGGGTGCTGGTGTTGGGATGCTGGTGGATGCTGATGGATGCTGGTGGATGCTGATGGATGCTGGTGGATGTTGGTGGTGGGTGCTGATGGTGGGATGCTgaggggtgctggtggtgggatgCTGATGGATGCTGGTATTGGGGTGGTGGTGAGGGATGCTGGTGGTGGATGCTGGTGatggggtgctgctgggtgctgctgggtgccgGTGATGGATGCTGGCGGTGGGGTGCTGGTTTTGGGATGCTGatggatggtggtggtggtggtggtgggtgctggtggtggggtgctgGTGATGGGGTGCTGAGGGATGCTGGTGATGGGGTAATGGTGATGGGTGGTGATGGGTGCTGGTGTTAGGATGCTGATGGGTGCTGGTGATaggtggtgggtgctggtgtTGGGATGCCGATGCACGCCGATAGTGGGATGCTGGATGCTGCTGGATGCTCCTGGATGCTGGTGgcggggtgctggtgggtgccggtggcgggTGCCGGtggtgggtgccggtggcggggCCTGCTcaccccctccctcttccccccctccgccccccccctcTCTTTTCGGGGTgtgcagcccaggcggagggtgcCAAGGAGGCCACGCCCTCGCCAGGCGGCAGCCAATCAGAAACTGAGCTGCAGGAAGGAGGCGGAGCTAATGTAGATGGTaaagagacccccccccccccacaatcCCCTCCCCGGACCCCGCCgggggtccccatgtcccccagggCCCCCATCTCCCCCCTCAGGGGATGCCCTATGGCCCTCGAGGGGCCGTGTCCTCTAAGGGGACACCTgtccctggcggggggggggacgacagtgTCACCTGGGAGGACCTgtccttggcgggggggggggggatacacCTGTCCTTAGAGGGGGCCACCATGTCCCTAAGGACTGTCCCCATGGCCGAGGACACCCAGCGCCACCGACACCGTGACCCAGAGCCATCTGGAAACGTTTTTGTGGCCGGATCCTGCCACGAAGTGGCAacaaccccccaccccctgcgtgtgtggggggggcgggggggaacgggATACCTCAGGCAGCAAAACCCCCCCCCTGGGGGCCACCGGCAGCCACCCCAGCGGGTCCCTTGTCACGCTGACACTGCTCATCCCCTCTTCAGGCAACTACTTCTACGTCAGCATGCCCACGGCACCCCCCCCAGCCCGCGGGACCCCCGCACCCCGCACCGCCCCCCAGCGCCCCCTGGGGCTCCCCACAGGAGGCgcccccccggcccagccccgccgagGGGTCCccggacccccccgccccccctgcgCGACATGGACCTCATCTTTCGCACCATCGAGCAGCTGACGCTCAAGCTCAACAGGCTGAAAGTGAGtcgtccccccccacccaaactggggaaactggggcgggggcgggggggcaggggggaggaaatCCCATCAGGGGTGTCatggaagggaggggggggacacggctcTCGACCCCAGACCTGCGCCCACCCTGGCACCCTTTCTCTCTCCAGGCTGTGGAAACGGCCCACCGGGACTTGCTGCGGTCCCTGGGGCGCAGCTCCTCGACCCACGTCACCCCCctggggggctcggcccccccGGAGACGGACGGTTGGGcccagccgccccccagccccgacGGCGACAGCCCTTTGTCCCGCGCCCTCCGGAGCCTGCAGGGTCCTGCTGCCAACGCCCCAGGTAAGACCCACCGCCATTCGGTcctcgcccccccacccccgcccccccccccgccatgccctcgcccccccacgcccccctcACCCCCTTCTCCCCATCTTTTCCAGGCTCCAGAGCCCCCCTCGCCGAGGACCCCGCTGGCGACGCCGGCCTTTAGccgcggtggggaggggggagtttggggggtgtctccccccccccccctccaaggtCGCTCAAAGCCGGGGagctgcccccacagcccccccgccccaacgctgtgccccccccatccccgtgcCGGCAGCCGTTggagcgcccccccccgcccccacctcctAGGACTGCCGTGGGCTTCGGCTGGAAGGAGGGAACACGATCCGGCGGGGCCGGCAGCtgggtggcccccccccccccgcccccttcacCCCCTCGCATGGCAGCCCCGGCTCGgcgtcgttccccccccccccacgacgtcccgtcccccccccccagcgggcCGCGAGAGCTGGATCTAGTCTGTATAAATGCACTTTGTTCTGTTCCTCTCCGTGCTgcggccccccccctcctccccgctgcctATAAATATGTACGTACGtggcccccccacacacacacccttccaccccccccccatccccgccaccTTCCTCCTGTAAATAACCACCGCCAGCCCCCCCCCaagccggggggcagcgggggacgCCCCGAGCACCGGGCTGTCCTCCCCGCCTGGTGACAATCGGTGACcctggccggggagggggccggggagccggggcgacggccggggcgcgtgtgtcgtgtcccccccccttcccccaaaatcccttctcctcccccccccccgaaaaggTGTGGCGGCGAGGCCAGCGCTGGGCTGGCtgatatatatattatatataatagaGCCAAGACTGACCGGTTGCTGTTCCCCGCTGGACCATCcgctttattttcttccttgcccCGGAATGTTGATTGGGTTCGGAAAGAAAaggtgtccccccgccccggtctttgcccacgcccccccccccgggtgcccGGTTAGGTGCCCGgggtcctgctgctcctcctggcacggggcgctggggggggcgtcctgcggcggcagcagctccCGGAGGCGCGCGAGGgccgggctgcgggcagggatgcGGTTCTTCTGCGGGGGAAACGGGCGTCAGGCTGTGCCCCCCGCGATGCCAGCCCCATGGTGATGCCAGCCCCATGGCGATGCCAGCCCCATGGCGATGCTAGCCCTGCCGGGAGCCCTGTGTCAATGCCAGCCCCATAGCAGTGCTGGCCCTGCTGGGAGCCCCATGGCAATGCCAGCCCCATGGTGATGCCAGCTCTGCCGGGACCCCTGTGGCATTGCCAGCCCCATGGCAGTGCCAGCCCCAAGGTGATGACAGACCCATGGAATCGCCGTGTGGCCAGCGGTGATGCCAGCCCCAGGGTGATGCCAGCCCCATGGCAGTGCCAGCCCCACGGTGAtgccagccccacggctgccccgtctcacctgcagggagaggcacagcagcccctgctgccccgGCACCTTTGGCTTCTTCTCCCGCTGCTGCCCCTCCAGCGCTGCCAGGAAGGCGCCGAGGCCCCGCTGGGTGATGCGGTTGTCTgcggggggacaggggggtcGGGGacaagttgggggggggggggtggggacgaCAGGGGAAGGTGGGGCCaagtcgtcccccccccccctcactcACGGGTCAGGTTGAGGTTGAGGAGCGCCCGGTTCCCCGGCAGGATGacgctgccctgctcctgcctggcctccTCCAGCAGCGGATGGGCCGGATCCGCCGCCTGGATgccgggggagggtggggggacaggCCATGAGGGAGTGCGGGACGCCAGGGTTGGggaccccctccctgcccccctccctgcgGCGTCCCCCCACCTCCGGGCTCGGCTTCTCCTGCCCCGCTCGCTTTGGCGTCCCTGCCACGGGCGGCTCTGGGCTCCggtgctgcagggaggggagagcagaagggagggagctgagcaccccccccaaccctgtgcccccccagcgccccccccggcccctcactCACGCTTCTTGGGCTGCCGCGTCTCCTCCTTCCGCAGCGACTCCTGCAATAACCAGGGCAGCGCTCGCCCCACCCCTCCCAAGCGGGatgggtggggaaactgaggcacgccgAGGGCGCCGCCTGCCCCCCAAAGACTGGGGAcacctggggggtggggggggcttccccccccaccctggtCCCCGCTTGCCTCCTCACCTTCTTCTTGGCGGGGGTTTTGCCGTATTTGGCCGGCAGCAGCTTGTCGGGGGCCAGGCTGGAGCGCTGCTCGCTCTGACCCTCGCTGTCTTTTGGGatctggttgggggggggggcgctcagGGTGCCGGCACCCACCCGGGACCCTCCGGCCTTTCTTCcctggtggtggggaagggacgggggggcggggggcgtcTCACCGTGAGGGTGCGTCCCAGCGCCTCCGCCAAGAGCAGCCGCCTCCGCTCCACCACCTCAGCGTGGGTCAGGGCGAAGGgccccagcacctggggggcAGCGGGATGGGTAGGGAGGGGGGATCAGGGCAGGGTCCGGCCCCCGCACTCCATTGCCAGGGTGGTGATGGGCGGGGGGGGTTaacagggggtgggggggggcacccacctCCGCCAACCTGGTGGCCCCCGCGTCGCCGATGTCGTTGTTGGCcagggacagggagagcagggagcgGTTCAAGCGCAAGCCCTGGAGGGACGAGACGGGTGCTGGGCACCCAGCGgtggcccccccatcccccccccccccccatcattttccgccccccaccccccgccatgcCCACCTGGGCGATGTAGCCGGCTCCCAGGTCCGAGATGCGGTTGAAGCTGAGGACGAGGGAGACGAGGCCGCGGTTGGAGGAGCCGAGGGTGGCCAGGCTCTGCCCCACGCGCCGGGGCGCCCGCGTCCCCCATGCCGCTGTTGCGCAGCGAGAGGTGGGTCAGCCTGCGGGACGGgaagggacgggacgggacgagGGGGGGGGTCACTGGGGGGGTCCCGTGTGGGTCCCGGCTCAACAGGGCTCGCTCCGGCTCCCACTCACGCGCTGTCGCTCCCCATCAGCGTCGGGAAGGCGAGTTCGGGCAAGGGGCTCCCCTCCAGGCTGAGCGTCCTGCGGAGgaaaacacgcacacacacccccccccccccccggatgGTATTAATGATCCTCCCTggcacccccccccaccccaatttCATAATTAGCGCTGCTAACGAGGGAGCGCCCCGCGTACCGCAGGCGGGGGCAGCGTGCCAGCAGTGCCGCCAGCGCCGGGAGCAGCTGCTCCGTCAGCCCGACCTTCCAGAGGCtgcggggtttgggggggggacgggacacacacGGAGCGGCATCAGGACCCGCCGTCGGGGAGGGGACGCGCCGgcatctcggggggggggggggtgttcctgcctgtgtccgtcccccccccacgcTCCCAACTCACTGCAGTGCCCGCAGGCCGGCCAGGGTGGGCAAGCAGCGGCTCAGgacccccagcctgtcctcctCCATCTTCCAGCCTGCCGGAGAGAGCGGGATCAAGGGGGGGTGACGGGAGTCGgggaatggtttggggtggaaaagACCTTGAGGACCATTTCGTCCatgggacacttcccaccagcccaagttgcccaaagccccgtccaacccggccttgaacccctccagggatggggcagccacagcttctctgggcaacctgggccaggggctcaccgccctcggaagaaggaatttcttccccacatctcatctcaatctcccctcttttggtttcaagccattcccaacgtcccgtggctcccctccctgctccagagtccctccccagctttcccggagccccttgagggactggaaggggctccaaggtctccgcggagccttctcttctccaggctgaccccccccagctctctcagcctgtcctcccagcagaggggctccagccctcccagcagctccggggcctcctccggccccgctcccacagctccgtgtctctcctgtgccgaggccccggagctggaggcagcactgcaggggggtctcccccgaggggagcagaggggcagaatcccccccctcgcccccctgcccatgctgctggggatgcagcccaggctggggggccAAGGGGGGGTTAGTTCCGGCCATTCCCCGGATCCCGCGGGGTGATTTCCGAGGGCTCCTcatccctgggtgctggggggggggtggcggggggggccgggccagGAGCCTAGGGTTCCCCAGGACCCACCTCGCAGGAAGACGGCGCGGACGCTCTGGGGGTCGCCGTGGTCCCTCTCCACTTGGATGCGGGGCTGGAAGGAGCCGAATTTACGCTCGATGGCGGCCAACACCTCCGGCAGCGGCGGCTCAGCCGGCTCCTCTGCGGGACGGGGACCAGGCTGGGTCCtgggtggagggggggtgggggggggtgtcatcCCCCCACTgtcatctcccccccccccccccccccgcccacacCCGGTCCCCACTCACCATCCACAGGGAAGCTCGGGGCCGGCCGGGGGGTGACTTTGGGGACGGCGGCGATGCCGGCGCGGGCGCAGAGCTCGGGGAAATCCTGCTCCAGGAGGCCGGTGCACTGGTACTCCTCTGCGGGCAGGAgttggaggcgggggggggggacatggcgggggggtgacatgaccccccagacccccccccccacccccctgttGTGCCGGGGGGCTCACCTGCGCCCTGCTCGGCCTTCCTCCCCACGctcttcacctcctcctccgccgccgccttcGCCCGCTCCCCCCGACGCCTCATGGCCCCCAgctggtgtggggggggggacgggcactggggtgggggggaaggggctcAGCGCCCCCCGGCACCCACTGGCCCCACGGCTGGCCCTGCCTGCcacccagcccccctccccccccccccccccccgccgttgCTGGGTGAGGGGGTCCCAGTGGGGTCCCTGTGAGGTTGGGGGGTCCCAGGGCGCTATGGAGGTCCctatatggggggggggggcgccgtATATGGGGGGATATATGGGGGGATCCCAGGGCCCtatggggggggggtcccaggggtggggGGCCCTATGCAGTTGCGGGGGGTCCCAGGGCCCTGTGGGGGTCCCTATATGGGGGGGATCCCAGAGCCCTATTGGgagggggtcccaaggggggggggggggtccctatGTAGTTAGGGGGGGTCCCAGGGTCCTGTGGGGGTCTCTATGTGGTTGGGGGGTCCCAGGGCCTATGGGGGTCCCAGGGCCTGTGAGGGCCCTATGGGGGGGTCTCTGTGTG from Rissa tridactyla isolate bRisTri1 chromosome 23, bRisTri1.patW.cur.20221130, whole genome shotgun sequence harbors:
- the LRRC71 gene encoding LOW QUALITY PROTEIN: leucine-rich repeat-containing protein 71 (The sequence of the model RefSeq protein was modified relative to this genomic sequence to represent the inferred CDS: deleted 1 base in 1 codon) encodes the protein MRRRGERAKAAAEEEVKSVGRKAEQGAEEYQCTGLLEQDFPELCARAGIAAVPKVTPRPAPSFPVDEEPAEPPLPEVLAAIERKFGSFQPRIQVERDHGDPQSVRAVFLRGWKMEEDRLGVLSRCLPTLAGLRALHLWKVGLTEQLLPALAALLARCPRLRTLSLEGSPLPELAFPTLMGSDSALTHLSLRNSGMGDAGARRVGQSLATLGSSNRGLVSLVLSFNRISDLGAGYIAQGLRLNRSLLSLSLANNDIGDAGATRLAEVLGPFALTHAEVVERRRLLLAEALGRTLTIPKDSEGQSEQRSSLAPDKLLPAKYGKTPAKKKESLRKEETRQPKKPPEPRAARGRDAKASGAGEAEPGGGGSGPSAAGGGQAGAGQRHPAGEPGAPQPQPDPQPHHPAGPRRLPGSAGGAAAGEEAKGAGAAGAAVPLPAEEPHPCPQPGPRAPPGAAAAAGRPPQRPVPGGAAGPRAPNRAPGGGGVGKDRGGGTPFLSEPNQHSGARKKIKRMVQRGTATGQSWLYYI